Proteins from one Sphingopyxis terrae subsp. terrae NBRC 15098 genomic window:
- a CDS encoding DUF2147 domain-containing protein: MSRRAIAMGLAAAAALAPASAMAADPVGLWATGSEGGRVEIYRCGAALCGKVVDAKRLRANPDLRDVRNGDPKLRQRRLMGLVVLQNFKGGPSQWKGGPVYDPETGDGASRGELRLLGNGKLEVKGCLAFFCRTKTWTRLN, from the coding sequence ATGAGCCGCCGCGCGATTGCGATGGGCCTCGCTGCCGCCGCCGCTCTTGCCCCCGCAAGCGCCATGGCTGCCGATCCCGTTGGGCTGTGGGCGACGGGCAGCGAAGGCGGACGGGTCGAAATCTATCGCTGCGGCGCGGCGCTATGCGGCAAGGTGGTCGATGCAAAGCGGCTGCGCGCCAATCCCGATCTGCGCGACGTGCGGAACGGCGATCCCAAGCTGCGCCAGCGTCGGTTGATGGGGCTGGTCGTGCTCCAGAATTTCAAGGGCGGCCCGTCCCAGTGGAAGGGCGGCCCCGTGTACGACCCCGAAACCGGCGACGGAGCGTCGCGCGGCGAACTGCGACTGCTCGGCAACGGCAAGCTGGAAGTGAAGGGCTGCCTCGCCTTTTTCTGTCGAACCAAGACGTGGACGCGGCTTAACTAG
- a CDS encoding carotenoid oxygenase family protein, which produces MTAQLVDTIRTTVQPNDHPYMKGAWRPTYNEWNAVFANGDVEVIGTIPTDIDGVYVRTGENQIHEPIGRYHPFDGDGFIHAISFKDGRASYRSRFVRTKGFEAEKEAGRSLWAGLMEPPHKSTRHGWGAQEWLKDSSSTDVAIHAGKIISTFYQCGEAYRLDPFTLEQFGTESWVPLDGISAHCKVDLATGELMFFNYSKHAPYMHYGVVGADNKLKHYIPVPLAGPRLPHDMAFTENYTILNDMPLYWNAELLEKNLHVVQFHPDEKTRFAIIPRHGTPEDIRWFEAEPTYTLHWLNAWEEGDEIILDGYYQEEPMPKSYPDAPEGLERMMAYLDQGLLKPRLHRWRFNLKTGKTTEQRLDERDLEFGMFNQRYAGKPYRYAYSAIPEPGWFLFRGLVKHDLDAGTSEEYLFGPGRFGSEAPFAPRIDAKDEDDGYLVSFIADLETDTSECVLVDAKNIAAGPVCRIILPERICSGTHTVWASGDDIGMGPNSVLAG; this is translated from the coding sequence ATGACCGCTCAGCTTGTCGACACGATCCGGACCACCGTTCAACCGAACGACCATCCCTATATGAAGGGCGCGTGGCGGCCGACCTACAATGAGTGGAATGCGGTCTTCGCCAATGGCGATGTCGAGGTGATCGGCACGATCCCGACCGACATCGACGGCGTTTACGTCCGCACTGGCGAGAACCAGATTCACGAACCGATCGGCCGCTATCATCCCTTTGACGGTGACGGCTTCATCCATGCGATCTCGTTCAAGGACGGCCGCGCGAGCTATCGCAGCCGCTTCGTGCGCACCAAGGGGTTCGAGGCCGAGAAGGAAGCCGGCCGCTCGCTCTGGGCCGGGCTGATGGAACCGCCGCACAAATCGACCCGCCACGGCTGGGGTGCGCAGGAATGGCTCAAGGATTCATCGTCGACCGACGTCGCGATCCACGCGGGCAAGATCATCTCGACCTTCTACCAGTGCGGCGAGGCCTATCGGCTCGACCCGTTCACGCTCGAACAGTTCGGCACCGAAAGCTGGGTGCCGCTCGACGGCATTTCGGCGCATTGCAAGGTCGATCTCGCGACCGGCGAACTGATGTTCTTCAACTATTCGAAGCACGCGCCCTATATGCATTATGGCGTCGTCGGCGCAGACAATAAACTCAAACATTATATTCCCGTGCCGCTCGCCGGACCGCGGTTGCCGCACGACATGGCATTCACCGAAAATTACACCATCCTCAACGACATGCCGCTCTACTGGAACGCGGAACTGCTCGAAAAGAACCTGCACGTCGTCCAGTTTCACCCCGACGAAAAGACGCGCTTCGCGATCATCCCGCGGCACGGAACCCCTGAGGATATCCGCTGGTTCGAGGCCGAACCGACCTACACGCTCCACTGGCTCAACGCGTGGGAGGAAGGCGACGAGATCATCCTCGACGGCTATTATCAGGAAGAGCCGATGCCCAAATCCTATCCCGATGCTCCCGAGGGGCTGGAGCGGATGATGGCCTATCTTGACCAGGGCTTGCTCAAGCCGCGCCTTCATCGCTGGCGCTTCAATCTCAAGACCGGAAAGACGACCGAACAAAGGCTCGACGAGCGCGACCTCGAATTCGGCATGTTCAACCAGCGCTATGCGGGCAAACCCTATCGCTATGCCTATAGCGCCATCCCCGAGCCGGGCTGGTTCCTCTTCCGCGGCCTCGTCAAGCATGACCTCGATGCCGGCACGAGCGAGGAGTATCTTTTCGGCCCCGGCCGCTTCGGCAGCGAAGCGCCGTTCGCGCCGCGCATCGATGCCAAGGACGAGGACGACGGCTATCTCGTGTCCTTCATCGCCGACCTTGAAACCGACACGTCCGAATGCGTGCTGGTCGACGCGAAGAATATCGCGGCGGGGCCGGTGTGCCGGATCATCCTGCCAGAGCGCATCTGTTCGGGCACACACACCGTCTGGGCGAGCGGCGATGACATAGGCATGGGTCCGAACAGCGTGCTGGCCGGCTGA
- a CDS encoding RNA polymerase sigma factor gives MGVPRPDQDLEAWMHAYGPGLRRYFRRRVNDGDVDDLVQDVFLRLQAAQFGTPVENVEGYLFATARNVLISRYRKQARSSAVLQAAWADGVEEADQLSPERIAIGQEEYRRVVAAIVNLPPRARQAFELHRFEHLTYQAIAQRMGITKDSVKELMHRALVRIAEEMEAEL, from the coding sequence ATGGGCGTGCCGCGCCCTGACCAGGACCTGGAGGCGTGGATGCACGCCTATGGTCCGGGATTGCGGCGCTATTTCCGGCGGCGGGTCAACGACGGGGACGTAGATGATCTGGTGCAGGACGTATTTCTGCGCCTGCAGGCGGCTCAGTTCGGAACGCCAGTGGAAAATGTCGAAGGCTATCTGTTCGCGACCGCGCGGAATGTGCTGATCAGCCGCTACCGCAAACAGGCGCGCAGCAGCGCGGTCCTCCAGGCGGCATGGGCGGACGGCGTCGAAGAGGCCGACCAGCTTTCGCCCGAACGCATTGCGATCGGCCAGGAGGAATATCGCCGCGTGGTGGCGGCGATCGTCAATTTGCCTCCACGGGCGCGACAGGCGTTCGAATTGCACCGGTTCGAACATCTGACCTATCAGGCGATTGCGCAGCGCATGGGGATCACCAAGGATTCGGTGAAGGAATTGATGCACCGCGCGCTGGTCAGGATTGCCGAAGAAATGGAGGCCGAACTGTGA
- a CDS encoding metal-dependent hydrolase, which translates to MTLDTPTPPDLRIEKRDMKFGREQAPPRWWHSGDPGRTAFFNALSSTFPVGEKFFMTSVRQYREGTPQPLRGQIDDFIYQESMHSREHVVFNRQAEDVGYDIAPLEERARRTIAWAKQRPPLQQLAATCALEHFTATLAHDALANPGHLGGASEEARRLWRWHAIEEIEHKAVAYDTYLHATRDMMPLRRWLKRCAVMGVTTLRFHYVIFRNTADLLRQDGRNDWTTWRHLLAYLYGRHGLMRHLLKGVVGYMRPGFHPWQHDDRPLLAEALALLNAPASREQAA; encoded by the coding sequence ATGACCCTCGATACGCCCACGCCTCCTGATCTCAGGATCGAGAAGCGCGACATGAAGTTCGGCCGCGAGCAGGCCCCGCCGCGCTGGTGGCACAGCGGCGACCCCGGTCGCACCGCCTTTTTCAACGCGCTGTCGTCCACCTTCCCTGTCGGCGAGAAATTCTTCATGACATCGGTCCGGCAGTATCGCGAAGGCACGCCGCAGCCGCTGCGCGGCCAGATCGACGATTTCATCTATCAGGAATCGATGCATTCGCGCGAACATGTCGTCTTCAATCGCCAGGCCGAAGATGTCGGTTACGACATCGCCCCACTCGAAGAACGCGCGCGCCGGACGATCGCATGGGCGAAACAGCGCCCGCCGCTCCAGCAATTGGCGGCAACCTGCGCACTCGAACATTTTACCGCGACGCTGGCGCATGACGCGCTCGCGAATCCCGGGCATCTGGGCGGCGCGAGCGAGGAAGCGCGGCGTTTGTGGCGGTGGCACGCGATCGAGGAAATCGAGCATAAGGCGGTCGCCTACGACACCTATCTTCATGCAACGCGTGACATGATGCCGCTGCGGCGCTGGTTGAAGCGCTGCGCCGTCATGGGCGTTACGACTTTGCGCTTTCACTATGTGATTTTCCGCAATACCGCAGATCTGTTGCGGCAGGACGGGCGCAACGACTGGACGACGTGGCGGCACTTGCTCGCCTATCTCTATGGAAGGCACGGCCTGATGCGGCATCTGCTCAAAGGTGTGGTCGGCTATATGCGGCCGGGCTTTCATCCCTGGCAGCACGACGACCGCCCCCTCCTGGCCGAAGCGCTCGCTTTGCTGAACGCGCCCGCGAGCCGGGAGCAGGCGGCATGA
- a CDS encoding FecR family protein: protein MSATDHGNRAAARSEAAHWLNLHLAGDMTVDDERRFHEWLDHSDLHRDVYRRVERAWALAGAAADDPAFAASRAEPDIDDRPSSRPMGWWMAIAASILLMVAAAFLAPPLMRGEPAQLAQTFRTETGQRSTVTLPDGTVVTLDSETDMRFQERGGRRLVELIGGRAFFRVAHDKSRPFIVHANGKSVRAVGTAFEVSLDGGNVVVVLAEGKVRVEESASGTGDGADMVPGRKLTIGTDRNWTLRRVDVSKETSWTEGRLVFMQDPLAEAVDQMNRYSIRKLTFANGVVPDRRIVGVFEAGDVDGFVKAMELNGIAHRVSTSDDSILLAAGP from the coding sequence GTGAGCGCCACCGACCATGGCAATCGCGCGGCCGCGCGTTCGGAAGCCGCGCATTGGCTGAACCTGCATCTTGCCGGCGACATGACGGTCGACGACGAACGCCGCTTTCACGAATGGCTCGATCATTCCGACTTGCATCGCGACGTCTATCGCCGGGTCGAACGGGCGTGGGCGCTTGCGGGCGCCGCTGCCGACGATCCCGCGTTCGCAGCGTCGCGCGCGGAGCCGGACATCGACGACAGACCGTCTTCACGCCCTATGGGCTGGTGGATGGCGATCGCGGCGTCGATCTTGCTTATGGTCGCCGCAGCTTTTTTGGCGCCGCCGCTGATGCGCGGCGAACCGGCGCAGCTTGCTCAGACATTCCGTACAGAAACCGGACAGCGCAGCACCGTCACCCTACCCGACGGGACGGTGGTAACGCTCGATTCCGAAACCGACATGCGGTTTCAGGAGCGCGGTGGCCGGCGCTTGGTCGAACTGATCGGCGGCCGGGCCTTTTTCCGGGTCGCGCACGACAAATCGCGTCCCTTCATCGTTCATGCGAACGGCAAGAGCGTTCGCGCCGTCGGCACAGCCTTCGAAGTCAGCCTCGATGGCGGCAATGTCGTCGTGGTTCTGGCCGAGGGTAAGGTGCGCGTCGAGGAGAGCGCCTCAGGGACCGGTGATGGCGCCGATATGGTCCCCGGTCGCAAGCTGACGATCGGGACCGATCGCAATTGGACCCTGCGGCGTGTCGATGTCAGCAAGGAAACGAGCTGGACCGAAGGTCGCCTCGTCTTCATGCAGGACCCGCTGGCCGAGGCGGTTGACCAGATGAACCGCTATTCAATCCGCAAGCTGACGTTCGCAAACGGCGTGGTGCCGGATCGCCGCATTGTCGGCGTGTTCGAGGCGGGCGACGTCGACGGGTTCGTCAAGGCCATGGAACTCAACGGCATTGCGCATCGCGTGTCGACATCCGACGATAGCATCCTGCTCGCGGCTGGCCCCTGA
- a CDS encoding TonB-dependent receptor, giving the protein MKHSLAMLLAASALAGPAAAFAQEAPAESQGGLDDIIVTAQKRAEGLSDVPISISAVSGKQVESYGQTNLEQISSSVPNLKITQTAIANRIAIRGIASGDNKGFEQSVAMFVDGVYYGRDQLSRLPLVDMERVEVLRGPQPTLFGKNAIAGAVNITTRSPTDEFEGTVSGLYEFNHKELQLTGVLSGPLSDGIEARVVGYHRSMDGYFYNQKLKRNEPNVDEYYVRGKVEFDKGGPLAAELKLEYADFAMKGQPRDVFGAVGNYNAVFQGPFFVSTVPDYVREDNGYESRNKVFGATLNADLEIGEHTLTSVTSLLDYKTREIVDVDFSGISFLDGTNLREDYRQFSQELRLTSPGGEAFNYIGGVYYQHAKLDVQDFTLFNPTFLGLGAPFNALGDTRNDRDYSQTSDLISAFAQGELSLTDQLRVTAGARFNHEKKSGRRSLAIVQGPLSTAPAAVVAAVFRALNIEAHSIAGKLSEDSFNPMVNVQFDATDDLMLYASYARGTKAGGFDIRSNSLPTSTTVAKPGAFEFQDESADNFEAGLKYKGRDVAFNLSFYRTKYKDLQVNIFDGTLNFNVRNAAAARTQGIEADFRAALAEGLTISGAIAYLDFKFTNFTDGQCYYLQTPGPGGFCDYSGKRNALSPKWSGNLNVDYWTPVGSDLKLSFNVNADFSSSYIAAANLDPRTYQGSYAKLGARIGLGQIDNRWEVALIGRNLTDQRILQTGSAMPLATTITGGAGNAYNGIVDRPRTIAVQVTGRF; this is encoded by the coding sequence ATGAAGCATTCACTTGCCATGCTGTTGGCTGCGTCGGCGCTTGCCGGTCCCGCGGCTGCGTTCGCGCAGGAGGCCCCCGCCGAAAGCCAGGGCGGCCTCGACGACATCATCGTTACTGCCCAGAAGCGCGCCGAGGGCTTGTCCGATGTGCCGATCTCGATTTCCGCGGTCAGCGGCAAGCAGGTCGAAAGCTATGGGCAGACCAACCTTGAGCAGATCAGTTCGTCGGTGCCGAATCTTAAGATCACCCAGACCGCGATCGCCAATCGCATCGCGATCCGCGGCATCGCCTCGGGCGACAACAAGGGGTTCGAACAGTCGGTCGCGATGTTCGTCGATGGCGTCTATTATGGACGCGACCAGCTTTCGCGCCTGCCGCTCGTCGATATGGAGCGGGTCGAGGTTTTGCGAGGCCCCCAACCGACGCTGTTCGGCAAGAATGCAATCGCAGGGGCGGTCAATATCACGACACGCAGCCCGACCGACGAATTCGAGGGGACGGTGAGCGGCCTCTATGAATTCAATCACAAGGAACTGCAGCTGACCGGCGTTCTGTCGGGGCCGCTGAGCGACGGCATCGAAGCGCGCGTGGTTGGCTATCATCGCTCGATGGACGGATATTTCTACAACCAGAAATTGAAGCGCAACGAGCCCAACGTCGATGAATATTATGTCCGCGGCAAGGTGGAGTTCGACAAGGGCGGGCCGCTCGCGGCCGAACTGAAGCTCGAATATGCAGACTTCGCGATGAAGGGCCAGCCACGCGACGTGTTCGGCGCGGTCGGGAATTACAATGCGGTCTTCCAGGGCCCCTTCTTCGTCAGCACCGTCCCCGACTATGTGCGCGAGGATAATGGCTATGAAAGCCGCAACAAGGTGTTCGGGGCGACGCTGAACGCCGATCTGGAAATCGGCGAGCACACGCTGACCTCGGTCACGTCGCTGCTCGACTATAAGACGCGCGAGATCGTCGATGTCGACTTTTCGGGGATCAGCTTTCTCGACGGTACGAATTTGCGCGAGGATTATCGGCAGTTTTCGCAAGAGCTCCGCCTGACCTCGCCCGGCGGCGAGGCGTTCAACTATATCGGCGGGGTCTATTATCAGCACGCCAAGCTGGACGTTCAGGATTTCACCCTCTTCAATCCGACCTTCCTGGGGCTGGGCGCACCGTTCAACGCGCTCGGTGACACGCGCAACGACCGCGACTACAGCCAGACGTCGGACTTGATATCGGCCTTTGCGCAAGGCGAATTGTCGCTGACCGACCAGCTTCGCGTTACCGCCGGCGCGCGCTTCAACCATGAGAAGAAGAGCGGCCGCCGATCGCTCGCCATCGTGCAAGGCCCGCTCAGCACCGCGCCCGCTGCCGTCGTCGCTGCGGTGTTCCGCGCGCTCAACATCGAGGCGCACAGCATCGCCGGCAAGCTGAGCGAGGACAGCTTCAATCCGATGGTCAACGTCCAGTTCGACGCGACCGACGACCTGATGCTCTACGCGTCCTACGCGCGCGGAACCAAGGCTGGCGGCTTCGACATCCGGTCGAACTCGCTGCCGACGTCGACCACGGTCGCCAAGCCCGGCGCGTTCGAATTCCAGGACGAAAGCGCCGACAATTTCGAAGCGGGGCTGAAATACAAGGGCCGCGACGTCGCCTTCAACCTGTCCTTCTATCGCACCAAATACAAGGATCTGCAGGTCAACATCTTCGACGGGACGCTCAACTTCAACGTCCGCAATGCGGCGGCGGCGCGGACGCAGGGGATCGAAGCGGATTTTCGCGCGGCGCTCGCCGAAGGCCTGACCATCAGCGGCGCGATCGCCTATCTCGATTTCAAATTCACCAACTTCACCGACGGCCAATGCTATTATCTGCAGACGCCGGGACCGGGTGGCTTCTGCGACTATAGCGGCAAGCGTAACGCGCTGAGTCCGAAATGGTCGGGTAATCTCAATGTCGATTACTGGACGCCGGTCGGCAGCGACCTCAAGCTGTCATTCAACGTCAACGCCGACTTTTCCTCCTCCTATATCGCGGCGGCGAACCTCGACCCGCGGACCTATCAGGGCAGCTATGCGAAGCTTGGCGCCCGCATCGGCTTGGGACAGATCGACAATCGCTGGGAAGTGGCGCTGATCGGCCGCAATCTGACCGACCAGCGGATCCTTCAGACCGGCAGCGCGATGCCGCTTGCGACGACGATTACGGGCGGGGCGGGCAATGCCTATAACGGGATCGTCGATCGGCCGCGAACGATTGCGGTGCAGGTTACGGGGCGCTTTTGA
- a CDS encoding TetR/AcrR family transcriptional regulator, which translates to MARMYKMARPAPKRRKRSGAEVREEGLAAARRLLLDGGPGAVTLANVGEAIGMSHANVLHHFGSAAGLQSALMGSMIQDLTGALDNVVDLLETDDAAPRTITDNVFDAFDKGGAGPLAAWIVLSGDVGRLEPIREAVGSLVTAILGQSKDAAARERVRAAVLMVAVSAFGDAVIGPYLRDMLGQKDDAMRDLVTRFLPLFLSPGFLGLAED; encoded by the coding sequence ATGGCGCGAATGTACAAGATGGCGCGGCCCGCCCCGAAACGCCGCAAGCGATCGGGCGCGGAGGTGCGCGAAGAAGGGCTGGCCGCGGCGCGTCGTCTGCTGCTCGACGGCGGTCCGGGTGCCGTGACGCTTGCCAACGTCGGCGAAGCAATCGGCATGTCGCACGCCAATGTGCTGCATCATTTCGGTTCAGCGGCGGGTCTGCAATCGGCGCTGATGGGATCGATGATCCAGGATCTGACGGGCGCGCTGGATAATGTCGTCGACCTGCTGGAAACCGACGATGCGGCGCCGCGCACGATTACCGATAATGTTTTCGATGCCTTTGACAAGGGCGGCGCCGGGCCGCTCGCGGCGTGGATCGTTCTGTCGGGCGATGTCGGCCGCCTCGAGCCGATCCGCGAAGCGGTCGGTTCGCTCGTCACCGCGATCCTCGGTCAGTCGAAGGATGCCGCCGCGCGCGAGCGCGTCCGCGCCGCAGTGCTGATGGTAGCTGTCAGCGCGTTCGGCGATGCGGTGATCGGCCCCTATCTACGCGATATGCTGGGCCAGAAGGATGATGCGATGCGCGATCTCGTCACCCGCTTTCTGCCGCTGTTCCTGTCTCCCGGCTTTCTGGGGCTGGCCGAGGACTAG
- a CDS encoding winged helix-turn-helix transcriptional regulator, with translation MDASAVKEDRTIRACSIWRALDVVGDVPVLLIMEQAFLGTHGFDEFVARTGLARSVVSGRLRKLVDEDCLAKRPKKEGRGSYYALTEKGRDQFPNALMMLRWQHRWEAASRDFRVRLRHSACGAETEPTPICAHCRKEIDPRDVDWREGPGLAQVVPHYERRRFNGAVTARRPGGRPLVDTMIELFGDRWATLVVRAMFTRINRFDDIQRDTLMATNILTGRLERLIRQGILRTIPYSAHADRVEYRLTEKGRDLYPVLLALLQWGDRWFSDERGPPLILTHKPCGHDLRMIVACNHCDGEIGIHNLTFEIE, from the coding sequence ATGGACGCATCAGCCGTGAAAGAAGATCGCACCATCCGCGCCTGTTCGATCTGGCGCGCGCTCGATGTCGTCGGCGACGTTCCGGTGCTGCTCATCATGGAGCAGGCCTTTCTCGGCACCCATGGCTTCGACGAATTCGTGGCGCGGACCGGGCTCGCGCGATCGGTCGTCAGCGGACGGCTGCGCAAGCTGGTCGACGAGGACTGCCTTGCCAAACGGCCGAAGAAGGAAGGGCGCGGTTCCTATTATGCGCTGACCGAGAAGGGGCGCGACCAGTTTCCCAACGCCTTGATGATGCTGCGCTGGCAGCATCGCTGGGAAGCCGCAAGCCGCGACTTTCGCGTTCGTCTGCGGCACAGCGCGTGCGGCGCGGAAACCGAGCCGACGCCGATATGCGCCCATTGCCGGAAGGAAATCGACCCGCGCGACGTCGACTGGCGCGAAGGGCCGGGGCTGGCCCAGGTCGTTCCGCACTATGAACGCCGGCGCTTCAACGGCGCGGTGACGGCGCGCCGCCCGGGCGGGCGCCCGCTGGTCGACACGATGATCGAATTGTTCGGCGATCGATGGGCGACGCTTGTGGTGCGCGCGATGTTCACGCGCATCAACCGCTTCGATGACATTCAGCGCGACACGTTGATGGCGACCAATATCCTGACCGGCCGCCTCGAACGGCTGATCCGGCAGGGCATATTGCGCACCATTCCCTATTCGGCGCACGCCGACCGCGTCGAATATCGGCTGACCGAAAAGGGCCGCGACCTTTATCCCGTATTGCTGGCGCTGCTCCAGTGGGGCGACCGCTGGTTTTCCGACGAACGCGGCCCGCCGCTGATCCTGACGCACAAGCCATGCGGCCACGACCTTCGGATGATCGTTGCCTGCAACCATTGCGACGGCGAAATCGGCATCCACAATCTGACGTTCGAGATCGAATGA
- a CDS encoding NAD(P)H-dependent flavin oxidoreductase — translation MKPKHGLPAALTRNLRLPAIAAPMFLVSGPDMVIAASRAGMIGSFPAPNARTTADLEAWVSRIDAALSNDPDAAAWAVNLVVHPSNSRLADDLACVVRHKVPLVITALGSPARVVEQIHAYGGIVFADVNSVGFARKAVAAGVDGLVLVAAGAGGHTGATAGFAFVEEVRQFWDGPLVLGGAISTGHAIRAAEILGADFAYLGTSLIACTESMAAQPYKDMVVAAGAEDIVPSNGITGVTANWLKSSLIAAGYDPANMPEDKRPNFSDAQDDAKAWKNVWSAGQGVGAVRATEPVADIVDRLLKEYDAAAARPRFAAAEGVIA, via the coding sequence ATGAAGCCGAAGCACGGCCTTCCCGCAGCTTTGACGCGCAATTTGCGCCTGCCCGCAATCGCGGCGCCGATGTTCCTCGTCTCGGGCCCTGATATGGTCATCGCCGCCTCGCGCGCCGGAATGATCGGCAGCTTTCCCGCTCCCAACGCGCGGACGACCGCCGATCTGGAAGCCTGGGTGAGCCGCATCGATGCGGCACTCTCGAACGATCCCGACGCCGCCGCCTGGGCGGTCAATCTGGTGGTGCATCCGTCGAACAGCCGGCTTGCCGACGACCTCGCCTGCGTCGTGCGGCACAAGGTTCCGCTCGTCATCACTGCGCTCGGCAGTCCCGCCCGCGTCGTCGAGCAAATCCACGCCTATGGCGGCATCGTTTTCGCCGACGTCAATTCGGTGGGCTTCGCCCGCAAGGCCGTGGCTGCGGGCGTCGATGGACTGGTGCTCGTCGCGGCGGGAGCCGGCGGCCATACCGGCGCCACCGCCGGTTTCGCCTTTGTCGAGGAAGTGCGACAGTTCTGGGACGGGCCCTTGGTGCTGGGCGGCGCAATCTCGACCGGCCACGCGATACGGGCCGCCGAAATATTGGGAGCCGACTTCGCCTATCTTGGCACGTCGCTGATCGCCTGCACCGAGAGCATGGCGGCGCAGCCTTACAAGGACATGGTGGTCGCGGCAGGCGCCGAGGACATCGTGCCGTCGAACGGCATCACCGGCGTGACCGCCAACTGGCTGAAATCGAGCCTGATCGCTGCGGGCTACGACCCAGCGAACATGCCCGAGGACAAGCGCCCCAATTTCTCCGATGCGCAGGACGACGCCAAGGCATGGAAGAATGTCTGGTCTGCGGGTCAGGGCGTCGGCGCGGTGCGCGCGACCGAACCCGTCGCGGACATCGTCGACCGTCTCTTGAAAGAATATGATGCGGCCGCCGCCAGGCCGCGCTTTGCAGCCGCCGAAGGAGTCATCGCATGA